CCTCGGGCTGTCCATCCCCCCGGGCAGCTGGTTCTCCTACGTGCTGTCGTTCTCCGTCGTCCTGCAGGTGCTGGTGCTGCCGCTGACCGGGGCGGTGGCCGACCGGACCGGGAGGAAGCGCCAGCTGCTGGCCGGGTTCGCCGCCCTGGGTGCGGTGTCGACCACCGGGCTGTTCTTCGTCGCCGACGGCCGCTACCTGCTGGGCGCGCTGTTGTTCGTGGTGGCCAACGTCAGCTTCGGCGCGGCCACCGTCGTCTACTACTCCTGGCTGCCCGACCTGGCCGGACCCGACGAGCGCGACGCGGTGTCGAGCAGGGGGTGGGCGTTCGGCTACGTCGGGGGCGCGCTGCTGCTGGCCGTGCACCTGGGGCTCGTGCTGGGGGCGCCCTCGCTGGGGCTCACCACGGGCGAGGCCGTCCGGATCTGCCTGGCCAGCGCCGGGCTCTGGTGGGGCGCGTTCACGCTGTTCACCGTCTCTCGGCTGCGCGACCGCCCGGTGCCCGCCTCGCACCGGCGTCCCGGAGGCGGGTTCCGGCAGCTGGGCCGGACCATGAAGGAGATGCGGGCCTTCCCGCTCACGCTGTGGTTCCTGGGTGCCTACCTGCTGTTCAACGACGGGGTGCAGACCGTCATCTCGCTGTCGGCGACCTACGCCACCGAGGAGCTGGGCCTGGAGCAGTCGGTGCTCACCGGCGCGATCCTGATGGTCCAGGTGGTGGCCGTGGCCGGCGCCCTGGGCCTGGGGCGGGTGGCGGCCCGGTACGGGGCGAAGCGGACGGTGCTCGGGTGCCTGGTGGCCTGGACGGCGGTGCTGGTCGCCGCCTTCTACCTGCAGGAGGGCGCGGTCGCGCAGTTCTACGCCCTCGCGGCGGTCATCGGCCTGGTGCAGGGCGGCACCCAGGCGCTGTCCCGTTCGCTGTTCAGCCACCTGATCCCACCGGGCAAGGAGGCCGAGTACTACGGCTTCTACGAGATCAGCGACCGGGGCACCTCCTGGCTGGGCCCGCTGGCGTTCGGACTGACCTACCAGCTCACCGGCTCCTACCGGTACGCGATCATCAGCCTGGTGGTCTTCTTCGTCCTGGGCTTCCTCGCCCTCGCCCGGCTCCCGATGCGTCGCGCGGTGATCGCGGCCGGCAACACCCCGCCGGAGCGGCTGTGAACCCGCCGCTCCCGCCGTTCGTCGTCCCGGCGTCCGGTGACCGCCGGCGGCACGCCGCCCCGGCGCACCTGACGTTCTTCCACGGTCCGATGGACTGTGGGAAGTCCACCCTGGCGCTGCAGGTGGACCACAACCAGAGCCGGCAGGGCCGGCACGGTCTGCGGCTCACCCAGGGCGACCGGTCGGCCGCGCCCCGGATCAGCAGCCGGGTGGGGCTCAGCCGGGACGCCGTCGAGGTGGACGGCGACACCGACGTCCGGCTGCTGGTGCGCGACCGCTGGGCCGACGGGCACCGGGTGGACTACGTGATCGTCGACGAGGCCCAGTTCCTCACCGGCCCCCAGGTGGAGCAGCTGGCCGAGCTGGTCGACGAGTCGCACGTCGACGTCTACGCCTTCGGGCTGACGACCGACTTCCGGGCCGAGCTGTTCACCGGCACCCGCCGGCTGTTCGAGCTCGCCGACGACGTGCAGCGCATCCAGGTCGAGGTGCTGTGCTGGTGCGGGCTCCCCGGCCTGCTCAACGCCCGGGTCGTCGACGGCGCCATGGTGCGCGAGGGCGAGACGGTGGTCGTCGCCGACACCGTGGCCTCGGCCCCGCAGAAGGCCCCCGACGAGGTCCGCTACCAGGTGCTCTGCCGGCGACACCACGTCAACGGGCAGCTCGGCCCGACCCCCACCGGGCCGGGTCAGCTCACCCTGTCCGGGTCTCCCCTGGCCGACGGCGAGGTGTCCGTGCGATGATGGGCGACTGACGAGACGGAATCTCCGTCCGACTTCCGTCGTTGATCCCATCGGTCCCCCCGGGTGACACCTCCACGACTCCGTGCCGTGGACGCGTGCCCCGGCCCCGGTGGGCGACCGTGCACGGACCGACACGAGCAGGAGAGGACGGTGGACCATGGGTGAGCGATCCCTCCGCGGCAGCCGACTGGGCAGCGTCAGCTACGAGACCGAGCGCAACACGGCGCCGATCGAGCGGCAGTACGCCGAGTACCGGTGCACGCAGGGCCACGTGGTCACGGTGCCCTTCGCCGACGACGCAGAGCTCCCGGACACCTGGGAGTGCAAGTACGACGGTGCTTCGGCCAAGCTGGTCGGTGGCGCCGAGCCGGCCCCCAAGAAGGTCAAGCCCCCGCGCACGCACTGGGACATGCTCCTGGAGCGTCGCTCGGTCGACGACCTCGAGGAGGTCCTGGCCGAGCGCCTCGACGTGCTGAAGAGCCGGCGCACCAAGGTCAGCTGAGCACCGACACCGAACGGCCCCCCGGAGCACTGCTCCGGGGGGCCGTTCTGCGTCCGTCAGCGGGGGTCGTCGACCACGGTCCCCTCGATGACCGCCGGCCCCCGGGTGCTGGTCGTGCGAACGGTGGGGTCCACCTCGGCCGTCCGCTCGCTGCGCACGTGCACCGGCCCGCGGGCCCGGTCGGGCAGCCGACGCAGCACCAGCGAGGTGATCAGCGCCCGGGGCAGTCGCCGGGTGCCGGGCAGCAGGCACAGCAGCCCCAGCAGGTCACCGATGAAGCCGGGCAGGATCATGAACAGCCCGCCCGCGGCGATCAGCCCGGCGTCGCCCAGCACGGTGCCCGGGGCGCGGTGCTCCTGGGCCCGCAGCCGCAGCTCGGTGAGCGTCTTGGTGCCCTGCTTGGCCAGCAGCACCCAGCCCAGCACGCTGGTGGCGATGGTCGCCAGGACCGTCCAGCCCACGCCGATCCAGGCCGCCACGGCGATGAACACCAGCACCTCGGCCAGGGCACCCAGGCCCAGGATGGTGCGCAGTCGGCTCGACATCTTCTCCCTCTCTCCGGTCACCGGGGAGGTCAGCGACCTCCGGCGACCTGCGACCGTGCCGGCACGGGTCGGGGGACCCTGCCGGGCAGCCGGTCGGCCACCCGGTCGAGCAGACCCCACCAGGTCACCCGTGCCAGTGCCTCTCCAACGATCGAGGAGCTCATCTTGCTCCTGCCGGCGGCACGTTCGGTGAAGACGATCGGCACCTCGACCACCCGGGCCCCGCTGCGGACCGCCCGCCAGGCCCAGTCGACCTGGAAGCAGTAGCCCTGCGAGGCCACCTCGTCGAAGGGCAGCCGGTCCAACAGCTCGGCCCGGACCGCCCGGAAGCCCCCGGTGGCGTCGGTCAGCGGCAGCCGCAGGGCGCGCCGGGTGTAGACGTTGCCCACCCGGGAGATGGCCAGCCGGAACCACGGCCAGTCCTCCACGCGCCCCCCGGGGAGGTAGCGCGAACCCAGCACGAGGTCGGCGTCGGCGAGGGCGGTCAGCAGGTCGGGGAGCTGCTCGGGCGGGTGTGACCCGTCGGCGTCCATCTCCACGACGACCGGCCACCCGTGCTCGCGCGCCCAGGCGAAGCCGGCCACGTAGGCCGGGCCCAACCCGGCCTTCTCGGTGCGGTGCAGCACGTGCACCCGCTCGTCGGCGGCAGCCAGCGCGTCGGCGAGCGCGCCGGTGCCGTCGGGTGACCCGTCGTCGACGACCAGGGCGTGCGCGGCCGGGACGGCGGCGTGCAGCCGCGCCAGCACGGGCGCCAGGCTCTCGACCTCGTTGTAGGTGGGGACGACGACCAGGACGCCGTCTCGCGCGGGGCTCACGCCTGCGTTCGACGTGCGGCCCGGCGGCGGATGACCCCAGAGCCGGCCAGCACCAGGACCGAGCCGACCCCGAGGGCGGTGAGCACCCACTCCGGGCCGGCGTCCAGCCGCGAGGCCAGGGTCTGGCCGTCCCGCTGGGCGATGTCCTCGACGAAGACGTCGGGGGTGAACAGCTCCGAGCTGCGGACCAGGGTGCCGTCGGGGGCGATGACCGCGCTGATCCCGCTGGTGGAGGCCATCACCACCGAGCGGCCGGTCTCCACCGCGCGCAGCCGGCCCATCGCGAGCTGCTGGGGGCTCTCGTCGGAGAACCCGAAGGTCGCGTTGTTGGTCTGCACCACCAGCATCGTGGCGCCGCCGTCCACGACGTCGTGCACGAGGCCGTCGTAGGCGACCTCGAAGCAGATGACGTCCCCGACGGTGGAGCCGGCGATCTGCAGCGTGCCCACCTCGTCGCCGGCGGCGAAGTCGTTGCGCACCAGGTCGACCTGGGAGCTGAAGAAGCGGAAGAAGGACCGGTACGGGATGTACTCGGCGAAGGGCACCGGGTGCCGCTTGACGTAGGTCTGGCCCGGCCCGGTCTCGGGGTCCCAGACGATGGCGGTGTTGGAGATGAACTCCCCCGGCCCGCTGACCACCGCCCCGACCAGGATCGGGGCGTCGATCGCCCGGGCGGCCCGGTCGATCGCGGCCGCGGCGTCGGCGTTGAGGTAGGGGTCGATGTCGGAGCTGTTCTCCGGCCACACCACGAGGTCGGGCTGGTCCTGGTCGCCGGCAGCCACCGCGGCGGCGAGGTCCAGGGTCTGCTGCACGTGGTTGTCCAGGACCGCGCGGCGCTGGGCGTTGAAGTCCAGGCCGGCGCGGGGCACGTTGCCCTGCACCACGGCGACGGTCTGCGTCGGTCCGCCCTCAGTGAGCGAGGACCCGGCCAGCGGCAGCGACGAGAGCAGCCCGAGCGACGGCACGGCGATCGCGCCCACGACGGCGAGGACCGCGACCTTCCGCCCGCTCCCCCGCCGGCCGCGGCGCACCAGCGCGAGGACGGCGGCCGCCAGCAGCGTGCCGGTCAACGCCACCGCGAAGGACACCAGCGGCACCCCGCCCCAGGCGGCGAGCCCGGTGAACGGACCGTCGGCCTGGCTGAAGCCCAGGCGTCCCCAGGGGAAGCCACCGAAGGGCCAGCGGCCGCGGACGGCCTCCTGACCGACCCACAGCGCCGCGGCCCAGAACGGCCAGCCCCGCGCGCGTGAGGTGAGCGCCAGCGCCCCACCCAGGACCGCGACGTACAGGGACTCGGTGGTCGCCAGCGCCAGCCAGGGGAACGAGCCGACGTAGATGCCGGTCCAGGACAGCAGCGGGACGAAGAAGACCAGGCCGGTGACCAGGCCGAGCCACAGCCCGGTGCGCACCCGGACGCCCCGGACGGCCAGGGACAGCGCCATCGGGCCCAGGACGGCCAGCCCGGTCAGGTCCCAGCCCGGGAAGGCGAGGAACAGCGCGCCACCACCGA
This sequence is a window from Geodermatophilaceae bacterium NBWT11. Protein-coding genes within it:
- a CDS encoding MFS transporter; protein product: MTDSRTVDTPAPDAELRRERFGWYSYDWAMSVFNTSVTTVFLGPYLTSVAEDAAGPDGRLGFLGLSIPPGSWFSYVLSFSVVLQVLVLPLTGAVADRTGRKRQLLAGFAALGAVSTTGLFFVADGRYLLGALLFVVANVSFGAATVVYYSWLPDLAGPDERDAVSSRGWAFGYVGGALLLAVHLGLVLGAPSLGLTTGEAVRICLASAGLWWGAFTLFTVSRLRDRPVPASHRRPGGGFRQLGRTMKEMRAFPLTLWFLGAYLLFNDGVQTVISLSATYATEELGLEQSVLTGAILMVQVVAVAGALGLGRVAARYGAKRTVLGCLVAWTAVLVAAFYLQEGAVAQFYALAAVIGLVQGGTQALSRSLFSHLIPPGKEAEYYGFYEISDRGTSWLGPLAFGLTYQLTGSYRYAIISLVVFFVLGFLALARLPMRRAVIAAGNTPPERL
- a CDS encoding thymidine kinase, translated to MNPPLPPFVVPASGDRRRHAAPAHLTFFHGPMDCGKSTLALQVDHNQSRQGRHGLRLTQGDRSAAPRISSRVGLSRDAVEVDGDTDVRLLVRDRWADGHRVDYVIVDEAQFLTGPQVEQLAELVDESHVDVYAFGLTTDFRAELFTGTRRLFELADDVQRIQVEVLCWCGLPGLLNARVVDGAMVREGETVVVADTVASAPQKAPDEVRYQVLCRRHHVNGQLGPTPTGPGQLTLSGSPLADGEVSVR
- a CDS encoding RNA polymerase-binding protein RbpA; the encoded protein is MGERSLRGSRLGSVSYETERNTAPIERQYAEYRCTQGHVVTVPFADDAELPDTWECKYDGASAKLVGGAEPAPKKVKPPRTHWDMLLERRSVDDLEEVLAERLDVLKSRRTKVS
- a CDS encoding FxsA family protein, whose amino-acid sequence is MSSRLRTILGLGALAEVLVFIAVAAWIGVGWTVLATIATSVLGWVLLAKQGTKTLTELRLRAQEHRAPGTVLGDAGLIAAGGLFMILPGFIGDLLGLLCLLPGTRRLPRALITSLVLRRLPDRARGPVHVRSERTAEVDPTVRTTSTRGPAVIEGTVVDDPR
- a CDS encoding polyprenol monophosphomannose synthase; the protein is MSPARDGVLVVVPTYNEVESLAPVLARLHAAVPAAHALVVDDGSPDGTGALADALAAADERVHVLHRTEKAGLGPAYVAGFAWAREHGWPVVVEMDADGSHPPEQLPDLLTALADADLVLGSRYLPGGRVEDWPWFRLAISRVGNVYTRRALRLPLTDATGGFRAVRAELLDRLPFDEVASQGYCFQVDWAWRAVRSGARVVEVPIVFTERAAGRSKMSSSIVGEALARVTWWGLLDRVADRLPGRVPRPVPARSQVAGGR
- the lnt gene encoding apolipoprotein N-acyltransferase encodes the protein MLGPAATAARTRPTGLWSTSPPAAGWTRTGAGAGVVATGTVQAARPPEDEQRTSRRGIGLLGRTLLATLGGGALFLAFPGWDLTGLAVLGPMALSLAVRGVRVRTGLWLGLVTGLVFFVPLLSWTGIYVGSFPWLALATTESLYVAVLGGALALTSRARGWPFWAAALWVGQEAVRGRWPFGGFPWGRLGFSQADGPFTGLAAWGGVPLVSFAVALTGTLLAAAVLALVRRGRRGSGRKVAVLAVVGAIAVPSLGLLSSLPLAGSSLTEGGPTQTVAVVQGNVPRAGLDFNAQRRAVLDNHVQQTLDLAAAVAAGDQDQPDLVVWPENSSDIDPYLNADAAAAIDRAARAIDAPILVGAVVSGPGEFISNTAIVWDPETGPGQTYVKRHPVPFAEYIPYRSFFRFFSSQVDLVRNDFAAGDEVGTLQIAGSTVGDVICFEVAYDGLVHDVVDGGATMLVVQTNNATFGFSDESPQQLAMGRLRAVETGRSVVMASTSGISAVIAPDGTLVRSSELFTPDVFVEDIAQRDGQTLASRLDAGPEWVLTALGVGSVLVLAGSGVIRRRAARRTQA